Below is a genomic region from Terriglobales bacterium.
CACTCCGAGATGGTTCCACGCCATGGCGTACTGCGGGTAGAGCTCGAGCGCGCGTCGGAAGCTCTTCTCGGCGCGCTCGAAGTCGTTCTTGCCCATCGCCTCCACGCCCTTCTGAAACTCTTTCTTCGCGCTGCCGGGCACGTTGAGCTCGAGCGCGGAGATGGTGGCCTGGCGCTCGTCCTGCCGCCGGAGTTCGGCGGCGGCCTGCGCTTTCAGCCGCACGGTGAGGAGCTGGCTTTCCATGAGCTGCCCGCGGGAGATGGCGAAGACGTCGCTCATGTTCTCCTCGACCAGCGCGTCGGTGACGCGCAGGCGATAGGTGCCGGGGTCGAGGTCGGCGAACTCCGCGTTGCCGTTGTCGTCGGTGAACGCCTGGCGTAGGAAGAGCCCCGCGCCGTTGAGCAGGTCGACCTGGGCGTGCAGGTGGACGGGGCGACTGTCGGCGGTGAGGACCTTCACGCGCAGGGTGGTGGTGGAGGTCTGCGCCGCGGCGAGCGCGGCGGCGACCAGCAGGAACAGCAGCACGCGGCGCAGCATGGGGCCTCCTGGGGTCACCGCCCGAGTCTCGACTTCAGGCGTGCGACCTCGGCGCGGACCTCAGCGGCGGCGCGCGCATCGGTCGTTTCCTGGAGGAAGAGGTTGTACTGCTCGAGCGCCTGCTCGGGATGGTTTTGGGCCTCGAGGGCGCGGCCGGCGATGCGATGCACGATGGCGTACTGCAGGTGGAGCGGGACGGCGTGGACGCGCTGCGCGCTGTCGACCACGCCGTCGTACTCGGCGTTCATGAACTGCGTGGGCACCAGCAGGCCGAGCGCGTCGAGACTGTTGGGATCGGCGGTGAGGGCTTTCTTGAGCAGCTCTTCCGCCCCACGCACATCGCGGCGATTGAAGCGGATCTTGGCGAGGTTGATGAGCGCGTCGGGGTAGTGGTCGTTGAGGGCGACGGCGCGCTCCCAGGCGCGGATGCCGGCGTCGGCATCGCCGAGCGTCGTGAGGACGACGCCGAGCGAGTTGTAGGCGCGGGCGTATTCCGGATAGATGCCGACCGCGCTCTCGTAGCGCTTCTTCGCCTCCTCGAGGCGGCCCTCGATGCGCGCCTTCTCCCCGCGCTCGAACTCCTTCTTCGCCTTTTCCGGGACGCGCATGTCGATGCTCGAGATGAGCGCCTCCTGCGCGCGGAACTCCTCGACCTGTTTTTCGGCGTCTTCGGTGCGCGGGACGCGCAGCATCTGAAGGTCGCTGCCCTGGTGGCAGCGCAACGTGAAGGTGGGTCCCGTGGTGGTCTTCACGTAGATGCCGCTGGCGCGCAGGGCGTAGGAGCCGGGCCTGACCGCGCCAAAGCGTCCGTTGCCCTCCTCATCGGTGTACATCTGGTCGACGTAGTAGCTGCCGCTGGCCAGCAGTTCGACGCGCAAGCGCTCCCCGGGCGGGCGATCGTCGGTCAGCATGACGCGCACACGGATCTCGACCTGCTCGCACGGCAGCTCGGTCTGCGCCGCGGCCAAGGCAGCACACAGAAGCAGGAAGAGCGCCGTCAGCAACGTGCGGGATGTGGGGACGGAGCGCATGTCCCGGTTCTTTCGCGAAGCCGGGTTAACCGGCGGCCTCGGCGGCCGGCGACCCGGCGGGCACGGCGGCGGCTTCGGCGGGCGCGTCGTAGTACAGGATGCGCCCGCACGAATCGCAGGTGATGAGCTTCTCGCCCGAGCGCAATTCGTTGTAAGTCTGCGGCCGCAGCATCACGTTGCACGCCAGGCAGTACTGCTCGCGGACGCCCGCGATGGCGTTGCGGCGCAGCTTGCGCAGCCGGTCGTAGTGCATCAGGTAGCTGTCTTCCACCCCGGCCCGCAGCTGGTCGCGCTTGCCGTGCCACTCCTTGAGCTGCGCCTGGTCGGCGGCGGTCCGCTCGCGCGCGCTGCTCTTCTCCCGCTCGATCTCGGCGGTCTCTTCTTTCAGTTCCTGCTCGGCGGCCTTGAGCGCCTGCTCGCGCTCTTCCTGGTCGACCATGAGCTCGAGGATGCGGTCCTCGGCGGCGCGGATCGCCTGCTCGGCGAACTGGATCTCGTGCGTCAGCGCCTTGTACTGGTCGTTGGTCTTCACCGCGAGCTGCTGCTCGCGGTACTTCGAGATCTTGCCCTGCTGGTCCTGGATGCCCGACTCCTGCTTGCGCTTCTCGGCGGCGTCGTCGGCGATGGCCTTCTTCGCGGCCTCGAGCTGCGCCTGGGTGCGGGCGAGCTTCTGCTCGATGGCGGCCACGCGCTTGGGCAGCTCGGCGATCTCGGCGTCGAGCCGCGCGATCTCCTCGTCGGCCTTGGAGAGCGCGATGAGGTTCTGGAGGTCGTTATTCATGCCGGGGAGGGACTGAGAAGATTGTACACCCCGGCGGGGCGGGCAGGCCGGCGTGGGAAGCTGTAAAATCGCTGTTTCTAAGCAGTTTCCCCGATTGAGGGCGAGGGCCGTGGAACCTACCATCGTGGTCATGGTGGCCGACGTCGCGCGCTTGCTGTTCGGGTTGCTCATCGTGGCGTTCCATCGCCCGGTGGCGGAGTTCGTCCTGCAGCAGGAGCAGCAGCTGGTGACCTTGTTCCGCAGCCGCGGCCTCCGCGTCCCCAACGCGCCCACCACCGCCACCGCGCACAACATCTACTTCGGGCTCGGGATGTTCGTCTGCCTCCTCAGCCTGCTCCGGCTCTGGGCGGCGACGCACTCGTAGAAA
It encodes:
- a CDS encoding tetratricopeptide repeat protein, producing MLRRVLLFLLVAAALAAAQTSTTTLRVKVLTADSRPVHLHAQVDLLNGAGLFLRQAFTDDNGNAEFADLDPGTYRLRVTDALVEENMSDVFAISRGQLMESQLLTVRLKAQAAAELRRQDERQATISALELNVPGSAKKEFQKGVEAMGKNDFERAEKSFRRALELYPQYAMAWNHLGVLYMQQGKAGPGAEAFEKAVALNDRYPSALVNLAKVRMEQRKAAEAEQLLQKAVAADPRNAEAYAVLASVQYTRKEYAAAAESATRVHPLGDEQFAVAHWVAARSYEEQQKDAEAIAEYTIFLKEAPASALAEKARAALKKLRDANYPSENR
- a CDS encoding tetratricopeptide repeat protein; the protein is MRSVPTSRTLLTALFLLLCAALAAAQTELPCEQVEIRVRVMLTDDRPPGERLRVELLASGSYYVDQMYTDEEGNGRFGAVRPGSYALRASGIYVKTTTGPTFTLRCHQGSDLQMLRVPRTEDAEKQVEEFRAQEALISSIDMRVPEKAKKEFERGEKARIEGRLEEAKKRYESAVGIYPEYARAYNSLGVVLTTLGDADAGIRAWERAVALNDHYPDALINLAKIRFNRRDVRGAEELLKKALTADPNSLDALGLLVPTQFMNAEYDGVVDSAQRVHAVPLHLQYAIVHRIAGRALEAQNHPEQALEQYNLFLQETTDARAAAEVRAEVARLKSRLGR
- a CDS encoding C4-type zinc ribbon domain-containing protein; protein product: MNNDLQNLIALSKADEEIARLDAEIAELPKRVAAIEQKLARTQAQLEAAKKAIADDAAEKRKQESGIQDQQGKISKYREQQLAVKTNDQYKALTHEIQFAEQAIRAAEDRILELMVDQEEREQALKAAEQELKEETAEIEREKSSARERTAADQAQLKEWHGKRDQLRAGVEDSYLMHYDRLRKLRRNAIAGVREQYCLACNVMLRPQTYNELRSGEKLITCDSCGRILYYDAPAEAAAVPAGSPAAEAAG